The stretch of DNA tttcaaagtCGTACAAGATCATTCGTAAAATGCCTAAACATAATATTGCATTAATATGCTCATTTAAAAGAATTGTATATCATACTATTCGAATAGACTAAATTAGGAATAATTCTGAACATTGTACTTGTTGCTTTTACCTACGTGTGTGAATAGGTAGGCATAATATGTACTTACCTGTTCGTCCGTTTGTGTATATGGGCATACACATGCACGTACATATGCGCATACACTAACACCACACAAGCATAGCTTTTTTAATGGGGGCTCATAGTTTCGATAACAGGGGGAAGCTTTACAACGAAATTACCAAATGTGGAATATAcgcgaaaaaaaaagaaacactGTATCAAACAAAATGTCTAggaatatattctttttctgtCATCATTGACTGGTTAAACAGCCTTTTAATATGcagtaaaattttaaatgaaaataacatatatgaagaaataaaagacgGACTGCtgattttaaaattaataaaaatttatatacctCATGTTGAAATTCGTGGAATATTCCTTaaagcaataaaaaaaaaatgtgcaatacaaaatttagaaaatgcattatcaattatttataagaaCAACACTTATTATTACTCTATAGTATCATCAgtagatatatatgaacaaaaagaaaaaaaagttaatatttttttgatacaACTATTTGACAGATTTGAATTtcagaatttaaaaaatatatccaGGCCTTTATTAAATTGGTACAATTACacacttaaaaaattttcattatccCTTTATCGTGAAACAATAAATAATCCTTTTCATATCACAACAAATGaatcattatttaaatatgataaaaataaaaatctttattataataaaaattgtgaGTTGAATGTGTGCACACAACATAGTGAGTTCAATATCAGTTACGAAAATAATAATCCTGATGAATATGCGAAGGactataaaacaaaaatatcaaaaaaggaacaaatatgcattttaaaaaattttgcaacgtatatactatataagGATAAAAAAGATTGTCCAAATCAAACACCATACATTGTTAAAGATTTTTCAGAttgcataaaaatattttttatattttacagaCATGGCTATCTTTCCATAGAAGAACTTAAAAATGTTGCTAAACCACATATTACAAAtactttttatcttttacaTAGTTTGCTCAGAAAATTAAACATACCAATTATTTTACAGAATAATTACCTAAGTAATCCTTGTGAAGTTGCAATTCTTTTgcagttaaaatatatacaatgtTTCATACATAATAATGGTTATGAAAAATCAATTAATTTGAAAGgagagttttttttttctgacttgttaagaaaaaaatgggaaatatgcaaaaaagaggaaaaaaaagaagaggaagggaaaaaaaaaaaaaaaaaaaaattggaatgCACACATGAAGACATTCAAAACAATGAATATGACAGACCTCAACTAACAcatgataataatatgtacGCAAACAGATACATAAAAAGGACCCTTCAAGAATATAACAAACGAAATATTCACAGAATAATTGTAACTCCGGATATGGAAAATAGAGAATATGAACACTTCAGAAATAAAATAGCCATGTGCTCCTCAGGTAGTGAAATTGATGAAAAGTTGCATACCCTTGGTCAGCGACAATTTAATATTGTATCCATATGTGATGAAGCAAATGACGAAATAGAAAAGAATGAAACAGAACTTATAACAGGAATCGAAACAAAATTTCACGAAAAAGGTGGGGAAAAAATTCAAGATACGGAagttaaatatgtaaataatgaaaaggtTAATTCAACAACACGCGGAATTGATGAATGCGAGCAcgaaaaaaaacatatgactcgtacaggaaaaaaaaaaaaaaaaaaaattcataaaaaggatcaaaattattacacacactcaaaacaaaaagaacTTGTTCCAATATATGAATctttagaaaaagaaatattcagAGGAACTtcaataaaagatataagaAAGATGTTCTACGATCATATTaacgaaaatataaatgctcataaaaaggaacaattaaattcaaaaataaattagtatGCTAAATACCCCCAGGTATGGGAAAAAAGAGctatacagaaaaaaaatccaaaaactgaaataatcaaaaaagcacatttcataaaaatcaaattaaaactattccttaatattaaaagatattttaaaaaaaaaagtcgaaaaaaaaaaaaaaatgcctTTAAACGAAAATCACTAGAGAAATATCaaagaatacaaaaaaaaaaaaaaaacttacgTTAACATTTcatgaacaaatatatatatacatacacaaattttaaattaagcTTCTTAAGAATGCTTGCAcattaaacaaattttaagTTTATGTATACGCTATACTTCTCACATATTTCACTAATAGTTCTATGTGTGTGCATTTAAACAAGCATTTCACCTATTCTtgggtaaaaaaaattattctccAAATACTATAATTCATATGTGTAAAACTAAAAACGCAAATTATTCCAcgaaaagcaaaataaagaaaatgtgcattaaaaattgttttcaAAAAACTAATCACAATAACAtttcttaaataattatattggTGAATTAACTCTGAGCTTTTGGATAAAGCATCTAATAATTgctctttttaaaataatttgctttttttttttttttttttaacactCAGAAAAGTGTAAAATGTTACGAAAAGCAATTTTCCAAAAATGCTCCGCAAAAATAAAGCTATTCAAAAAATTGATTATTATGTAcctatacgtatatatatatatatacatgtaaaataGATTAACGTTTTAAACGTATAACCatgattaattttataatgcacatggaatttattaaaaaaaaaaaaatattgtgtAGCGGAAACTTCATTATTGATATGACAATCCTTCATATGCTTGTATACAAACATAactatacacatatatatatatatatatatatacgcttATTTTACGGGAAAGAGTTTTACACAGCGTGTtaagtacatttatatatatatatatatatatttgcaattatatatgtatgtgtatatatttatatatgtactttaaGAACAATGAAACCTTAAATAGAGCAAAATGAAAATCACATGTGcacaaaattaattttttgcatgtactgatatttttatatgtttattcgacatattatttatttcataaaaaagaaaagagatTTTCAAgattttttctaaatgtaaaaaaatgctttaattttaataaaaactttaaaatattattattaaataattttattttttctggatatatataaactacCATAATATTGTACCTTTTCCATCAAATATAAGTAAGAACATATCAacttatatgtgtatacatgtgtacgtatatacatatatgtataaataattacaattttaaaaacaaaaaatgtatattcgTGTATTATCAATTTtccaaataattattatcgtAGCACAATTTTTTGTGTAATTTTgtactattaaaaattttttattttttactctcaaatatatttccaataattttttttgaactatttccctttttatttttcttatggCATAAcgaataaaaacataattattatattatgaagaaattatacattttaaattgtgataaaaataaaaataaaaaataaaatatagaataattgTGAGtgcacaaaaatataaagttcAAAAAAAGAAGGCCAATAGAGTAATGTGCATATggtcatatatataatgacaCATATTTtactgatatatatatatatatatatatatatttctttatttctttatttacatatttacaaatatacacgtacatacatatataaaatgtacacatatatacacataaaatacatataatcgACTTAATTTACATCAAGGCAGagtgtaaaaaaataaaacataatataaaatgtaaaagaaaattaatttttgcattaattttaaagaaaaaggaaaaataaaataaaacaaaataaaataaaataaaataaaataaaaaaaacaaaataaacaaaataaaacaaaataaaacaaaataaaacaaaaacttGTTACACTTaatcttattttaaaattgtatttttgataattatatttaaattacataataacataatattacATCATAAAAACATGTACTTATATGATCTTTAAAAGCTtcaataacaaataatagtTCATAACTTTGATCTTAacaattgaaaaaaatgaaaattaaattaaaattcttgttgttattttaataatcatTTATGAACTagccttttttctttcattttttttttttttttgatttagtgtatttaactctttttttatcatttgaCCAATTTAACACATTCATATGCAtgttttgctttattttgtttattttgcttGTTATCCTTATActtattttgctatttttgctctttttgttattttgctCTTCTTGTTATTTTGctctttttgttattttgctATCTTTCTTGTTTTGCTATTTTACTCgttttgttattttactAGTTTTGCTATTTTACTCATTTTGCTATTTTACTCATTTTGCTATTTTGCTCTGTTTGTTATATTGCTATTTTGCTCGTTTTTCTTGTTTTCCTTGTTTCTCTTATCTTTTTTCcccatttatattattatcgttgaaccttaaaaaatataattttgttttttttttttttgttaattatgGAATGTAAATTGTGAGAAAAactcatttatatatttcgtacactttatttttgtatatgtataatacagtatatatatgtataattatacgCATGGCtacttatttttctttttttttctcctttttaacctctactattatatatatttttttactgtccaatatttccttttttattcatcTATTTTTGATATTTCCAATTTTCTGGCAATccatttttaagtatatgttttatgtataattattcaaatgaaaatgattgtgaatacacattttttaaatttatttttttttttttattgaataaaTCTTTAAAGCATTTGgaaaatatgcataaatacatTCACATATTTTGCGTATTATTGagtataacattttttattctcgaaaagtatgtatgtatgtatatgcacgtttgtatatgcatatatttttatacatacgtatatgtacacgaacttgtacaaataaatatgtaaactTCACcgtaaaaatgataaacacaaaaaacggaaaaaaattgtaaagtaaaaattatatgtcgACTAAAATTACAagtgttatttatttattttttttttttatatctttcttttttaactCCTTTAACAATGTTGTATAAATATCCCTTTGTTTTTATCATTGCACATATATCATTTCTcaatgtttatatgtataaaaaatatatgaattattatagTATAATACATTTACAGACAATTTTACGATAAGTAAATATGgcatattaaattattatatttatcgcatttttacatatattttcttagtAACCTTTAGAAAGTTTACATAACGTAAaacctttttatattttttttatatatttatatatatatgtgtatgtatatatatgcataaatattatacatttacacAATTTTGATCGTTACAAAATCTTGTAAATCTGGTTTTATTTCAGTTTACACGATTTTCCCTTCCgatccatttttatttctgtctgcatttctttttctttttcttttttttttttttattataaaacttGTATAAAGACACAATGGCATAATTACCAGTATGCAACATAAATGTTACATTCgttatatgcatttatgaaAATACGTACAACAATTTTTTAGGAAATTTCGTTCATCgtacatttttattctatttttttttttttttagttttttgtATTGTTGCAGTAAACCCGCGCATATTAAAATGCGTTATCAATAAATTCTTACATGTGGTGTATTgcaattaatttaatttctaAAGATCAGTTGACTGATTtgaataaagatatatatatattttttttttttattattacaaagtAATCATAAGAAAAgaatcttttcttttttaataatatttgctttgtcatgtatatatgtgttgtATGTGCTATGTGTACTGTAACTGTAATGAATCCgataattttttaccttaatgcatattttacatttttttctttttaaaaattgcaaGGGGAGTTTTTTATTGCGTTTCATTTTGTGtcatttcgttttattttgttctattatatatatttttttttttttttttttttgaaatagcttattataaaataaaaaagaaaaaaactcgcaaaaatattcatttactCGAGTTATTTGCAAGAGTGAGCGATTGATttgttttgctttttatGTAACATACATTATTgtttattaacaaaatataaatgtaaaaaacgTAACAAAGTTTAGCAATTAATCATTAATTGcaccttttaattttacatatgttTACTTTCTAGAAATAATCAGATACTAGTTTTAACGAGGAATACGCAAATTGCTATgggaaaaacagaaaaaagcaaaaaataaagacaATATATTGGTATAGTTATATACCCTTGTTATTTTccccctttttattttcacatctcctataagaaatattttgtgttaccccattatttttcttaatgatgcattaaaaaaaaaaaaaaaaaaaagagaaaaaaaaaaaagagaaaaaagaaaaaaagaaaaaaagaaaaaaagaaataatacaACGTATACATTCTGGAAACCTTTTAACCCCACTTGAATGTTCTGCATACATTTGACTTATACGCATTatgcaaatttatttttgaatattgAAGTTATCAGAAAGTTCAAGCTACAAATAATAAGCTACAATTAATAGAGGTTTTGAAGTAGATGTGACTCCGAACGGAAATTGCTTTCACCGAACAAGTGTGTATTTGAGGCGTtcggatatatatatgtgtatatatgtgcgtatatatatatatatatatatatatatatacgtgtgtatgtatgtatgtacaggTGTGCATACTTTTCTCAAAACGTTTAAagcattttataaataaaataaaagaatgaTCGAAACTACAGGAAAAATTGAATACTCAAAGTCCAAAACGATACAGTGTGGTTGCAGTGATGGTGATGAtaacaacaacaataataataataataataatagcagtaataataataatagcagtattaataataatagcagtaataataataatagcagtaataataataatagcagtaataataataatagcagtaataataacaggaACACCAATTTTTTGTCTtcgaaatatgaaaaaatgatCGACTTAGGAAAAGCTGATGGTGATGTAGATGATAACAGAGATGACATTATGCGTGATAagggaaaagaaaatataaatgaagaatTCTTTTCAGgtaataaatttaacaaggagaaaaataataGCATTATAATTGAAtcaacaaataaaatatataatgataatgacataaccaaaaaaaaagatatcaATATGCACAATAGTTTTAGTAATACGCCAATAACAAGAGTAAAGGATAATACAACTGTTCAAAGAAATtgtaataaagaaaaaaaatcattctctaaaaaaacaaacaaaataaatattaacaaaatagagGAGGAGaaatatgatgaaaatgtTTCAGATAACAATATTTTCTCAAATGGTAGTAGTAATatgtatgataataatatgacAACTTCCCAATATTACGATAATAGTAGTGATGacaattcaaaaaaaatgagtaaaaGTATGGGTTCTTTTTACTTAACAGGAAGCAATAATAACGATGGCAAGGAATATAATTCATCAACACATTTTATAAGTAACGATGatacctttttaaaatataacaataacacAATGattgaagaaaaagaaatgtttgttaattttatggAAGAAGATCAAaagaataatacatataataccAGGTTCATGGAAGAAGAGTTAAACCATATGTTGCCTATGTGCATCACGTCCGATATGATTAAAtcaaatagaaataattcTTATGACCCAAATTATACTAGTAGTTATGtgtataacaataataataattgtagtaataataataataattgtagtagtaataataataattgtagtattaataataataattgtagtaataataataataattgtagtaataataataataattgtagtaataataataataatagcattGACGAGGAGAGAAATTCAGGTTCAATCCTTTTAGAAAATgggtttaaaaaaatagatgcTGCCTTTTCATGTTgcaacaataaaaaaaaatttattccaGTTGTAGATggtagtaacaataataacagtgTTTCTGAAAAAGGAAGTAGCATGAAACAGAACAGTTGTAGAAGTACATCGGATGGAGCAAGTGAGTTTGTAAGAAGGGGCTCCAGCAAATTGTTGACTCGAAAGGACAGTGATATTCATCGCAGTGATGGTAACGATGGTAATACAGATGAAGTTGTGGAGATTGACCCTATTGACGAGGTTTACCATGTTGACAATTGTAACAATGATCGTGGGTACCTCGTTGAAGGTAGTGATAATATTGATGACAGTTACAGTGTGGAGATGGTAAAGTATGGGAAAAGGCAGCAAAGTGATggaaaaacagaaaataattttgacaTGAACAGTAAAGGCACAATATATACAAAGAAAGAAAATTGTAAAAGTATGGAAAGTCATcaagatatttttaatgatatgGAAAATGTAAATGATAGCACAACAGAGTGTACATCTTCAGTCAAAGACATGCAGAAATTTAGAGTAAAATATTCATCATCTATACATGAAAACAAtctaaataagaaaatttgtAGTGCGAAGGATTCGGAGgatatcataaatataaaagaactCCACACAGCTAATAATGGTATGAATAATGATATTAGTAATGGaagtagtaataattatattagcaATCATAACAACAGTAACAATAGTAACGATGCTGATGTTTTAAACGCGTCGTCCACGAGAGTACATAATGCGACAAATAAAATGGGAGTATGTAGTAGTAGCCAAAATTTCATGGTCACTGAAAACTATATACCTATTACAATTCAAGAGGAGCAAGATGAATATGAGGAAAATGAGGGGAATACctttgaaatatatgaaaatgaaacaaaCAAAGAATATTTTCCAAAAAGTAGTAATAAGcctatttatgtaaataatgcAAATAAGAACGCTAATAAGTGCAGCAATGTGGATGTGAATGCAGGTGTGAATGTCTCTACTAGTACTAGCGGTAGTGTGAGCAGAATAGTGAGCGACTACAAACCCAATCATAACTTAAGTAGAAATGATTCCATTAAAGGAGGGAAAGGTATTAGCCCCAGAGAAATTCTATACAAAAAGAAAGGATTCTACTTAAATAAAGAAACAgatagtattaaaaaaaaaaaaaatgagacgacattaaagaaaaattattttcacgAGTGtatcaaaaatgaaaaggaaaaatcgATGGAGGAGTACTtccataataataataataataataatagcaataataattatagtaataaaacatttaagGAGAAAATTCTTAAGaatgtaaaatatgaaaaccCGTCCAATACTTTTAACGACATAATAAATAGTAACGCACATTATGATTTGACATCTCACCTGAAGAGCAAATTGTGTTATGCGACAGCAAGGGGAAGGAATATCGGAAGAGAGGTTGATATGGAAGTAGCGAAAGCAAATGTaagtgtaaaaaataaagaagggAAAGGGTCCTATTACTTGCAAAATGAAAAGCTAGACGGATGTGAAGAAGCACATATAGTGCACAAAAGCTATAACAGAAATAGCAACTacagtagtaataattataatgcaGGTATATGCAATGTTAGCAGTTACAATGTTAGCGGCTACAATAATTGCGGTACTTATTATAACAACAATGAAAATGATCAGGAGATGACGAAGAATGCAAGGATGTATTACGATTCTGAAATGAACTTCACACAAGGAAAGCGCTATTATTTGCTTCCACCGAAAAAGAACGATGTTATAAAAGAGCAAAAAAATCAAATGCTAATGATATCAaaacagaaaataaaaaaaatatggaataagtttaaaaataattctccAAAAGAACATCAAACTTTGGTGCCGACATTTGAAAGTGAGCAAAATTTATTTCCGAATATGGAGGTATTACATGCACAGAAAGTACAAGTCCACAATAATGATTATTACAACGACAGGGGGGGTATTTGCATGaacaacaacaataataGCAACAACAGCAGTACTACCtgtaacaataacaacaatagtAACTATATCAGTAACTGTAACAACGTGGGTAGTAGCCTCATTAACAACAACTACGCTAACATTATGTCGAAGGAGAACGTGAACAAATCCATAAGGTGGAACAACAACAATAATTTGGAAAAGCAGATAAAGTCGAAATGCATATTTAATTGGAAAGTGGCCCAAAAATCGTTGTTTAAAATGCTACATAGtgcacataatttttattttaacggTGTAAAATATTCTGACTGGGAATTAACTTGTATACCAACCCTAGGTTTTTCAAAATCAAGTAATAGAGTTCAACAGATGTTTAAAGCAGTTGTACCATCCAAAGATGGGAATAGTAGAAATGAtgtgaaattatttattaaaaaagtaccTATTTATATATGGGTAAAACAGTTTAATTTAATGAACGAATACGAAGGGGAATATGTAACAGATGGAGAGAATTTCGTAATGGAAGCAACATCCTTAGCATTTTTAAATGAGTACCATCCAGGTATAACTCCGAAATTGTACAAAATATTGTATGAAACGGATAATAGTGGTAAAAGTAATGGTAGTAGTggaagtaataaaaataataataataataataataataataatgacaataacaacaatacGAACAACAATAGCAGTAACATCGTTAGCAGTAACATCATTAGCAGTAACAATGTTAGAAGTAACAACGCTAGCGGTAACAATAACAAACATCAGAACGAGTGTAATATCCCCCCGAAATCTATGTTCAATAATTTAACCctatttaatgaaattttaacCGATAGGTTgaaatgtaatattaatgGAAATATTGTAATAGTGTCCGAATTCTTTAGTGAAGATATTCTTGATTTTATAGATagaagacaaaaaaaatataatatgaaaataagtaataatgaaaagagtTATATACTTTATCAATGTTTAAAATTACTCATTAGACTACATGATGCAGGTTTGTCGCATTTAGATTTAACTccagaaaatattttaatatccGACAATTATGAAATGCGTTTATGTGATTTGTCCAAGAGTACACCtatttatacttataatttAAGGCATATTAAAGATGTTAAtcgtttatatttatttgaatcTTGCGAACCTACTATTGCAAAAGGAGCTTATATGCCTCCTGAGTGTTGGAAAATATATTGGAAATATGATACTATGAAAATCAAAAATCCTTTGAAAGATTTAAAGGCAATTACTGAtcaagaaaaaagaaaacaattttattttgatgtTTCAAGTGCTGATAAATTTATGCTTggtgtttttttcttttggaTATGGACTAATGGTAATTTATGGAAATGCTCCGACCCTTTGCAAGATgaagattttttttattttgttaaatgcGACATGAACTTTGACAAATTCGAGCTAACACGAAAATGGCCAAACGAGCTTAAAAGCATTATCAAGGTAGGTCAAATTGGACCCAtaacaaaagaaaagaaaaacgaaaaacGGAAAATAAAACGCACTCATTTTACTTCcgcatttatatgtatgcacagTGTTACATCGCGCGTCTTAGTGCCCACGTTAtttcatgtgtatatatcTGCATATGTGCGTACATTTATATTCACatgtgaatatatgtattatacatatttgtactaTTATGCAATTACGTACCACATGTGTGCATGTAACCATTAACTCatcttcatctttttttttttatcactttACAGCAACTGTTGCACATTGAACACAGGAAGAAGTTAAACTTGAAAGATTTAAGTCTGCACCCCTGGTGGTCTtgcaaattataatatatttttttttttttttttttttttttttttttctgtgtgtatgcatatatttgtgaattatgtatatatgcaggTAATGCATGCAAGCACGCATGTACACATTATTGTGTAAAATCCATATCATTTAAATGATGGAGGTAATTTTGAACTCCCCACGAGAAGAGTTGTCACATATATTGTACActgttatgtatatatataacgcATATGACCTATTATAACATGAAACACTTTTATTATACTAATATTAAGCGAAACAGCGAAATTCCCTAACGCAAAATTATATACGTGTGTGTCAGAGTGCGTTTTTTAGCACATAAcggatttatatataaatatacatatatatatacatacacatatatacacatacacatatatacacatatatacacatacacatatatatacatacacatatatatacatacacatatatatacatacacatatatatacatatatgtatattcgcACACATTTGCGTACATGGCttattgtatatgtataaactcCCATACACCTTGTCCTTATTTTTCATGGGACATGTTTCACTCTTCTTTCTATATCCTTCAtttttagcttttttttttttttttgtttaactACCTTATTTTTGGTATTTTTTTAGTACTCTTATTTGGATGCATAAACTTATGTCAAACaaataattacttttttagTTGTTCACGAAATAGTTGTTTTCTTCCCAATTTTTAGTCAACAATTGTAATaagatttatttatataaacgtTACTTTAACTTTAATGAAGTtacaagtaaaaaaaaaaaaaaaaaaaatgatcatTAATGAAATGTTAATGctattataacatatatgaaTCGTTTCGAGAAAAAGGCGTAATGAAGGAACATATTTAGatttaacaaaaagaaaaaaacatttttggGCTAAtgtaatgaataaaaaaagattacaTGCTTCTATACATGCACGCTTGcacgtataaatatattatatattagagAGAGAGagatatgtgtatatatgtgtatatacattcatatcaatatgttaataatacACATTTGAAAATGTAATTAAAGCGTaaattttaaacataaattttaaaaatgaaaaaagaaagaaaacgGAATAATATGGTCAAAAGGTTGATGTGTGTCCACCAATAAACATAAATCATTACACAATATTATCCTAAATACATCacaaatatgttataataaatatactgTTTACTTGTAGGAAAAAATTTgccggaaaaaaaaaaaaaaaaataaggaaaaagaaaaaaaaaataaattactttATTCTGtgtttatatcattatttctgtatttaactttttaaattcGGAAAAGACCACAGAGAAATAAATTGCGGTATAAACTGCTCAAATAAATAGTGTTATAATGTTACCTAATTTCGAAATTACCATGGTTATCGTACCACCCGTATTTTGCTCAAGTATGCCaaacatgtgtacatatatatatatatataagtacacacatatatatgtacgcacatttatacgtacatacatatataaatacatatatacatacatatacacatacctACAATCATGCGTCTTTACACTTCGAAAAATTCCtctttacaaaataaaagacgAAACCACTTAGCACACCTAATAAGCTTCCAATTAAAGCCTGATAGAATGTATGGTCCTCATTATTAACACGACTCCAAGGAATTGGCAGCAGAGCAATTATAGCCAAGATATAAGTCATTATACTCcatttgtctttttttccttcaca from Plasmodium malariae genome assembly, chromosome: 1 encodes:
- the PmUG01_01026200 gene encoding conserved Plasmodium protein, unknown function is translated as MGAHSFDNRGKLYNEITKCGIYAKKKETLYQTKCLGIYSFSVIIDWLNSLLICSKILNENNIYEEIKDGLLILKLIKIYIPHVEIRGIFLKAIKKKCAIQNLENALSIIYKNNTYYYSIVSSVDIYEQKEKKVNIFLIQLFDRFEFQNLKNISRPLLNWYNYTLKKFSLSLYRETINNPFHITTNESLFKYDKNKNLYYNKNCELNVCTQHSEFNISYENNNPDEYAKDYKTKISKKEQICILKNFATYILYKDKKDCPNQTPYIVKDFSDCIKIFFIFYRHGYLSIEELKNVAKPHITNTFYLLHSLLRKLNIPIILQNNYLSNPCEVAILLQLKYIQCFIHNNGYEKSINLKGEFFFSDLLRKKWEICKKEEKKEEEGKKKKKKKLECTHEDIQNNEYDRPQLTHDNNMYANRYIKRTLQEYNKRNIHRIIVTPDMENREYEHFRNKIAMCSSGSEIDEKLHTLGQRQFNIVSICDEANDEIEKNETELITGIETKFHEKGGEKIQDTEVKYVNNEKVNSTTRGIDECEHEKKHMTRTGKKKKKKIHKKDQNYYTHSKQKELVPIYESLEKEIFRGTSIKDIRKMFYDHINENINAHKKEQLNSKIN